The following coding sequences lie in one Vitis vinifera cultivar Pinot Noir 40024 chromosome 19, ASM3070453v1 genomic window:
- the LOC100267579 gene encoding G-type lectin S-receptor-like serine/threonine-protein kinase At4g27290 isoform X4, with translation MSTTISEERLNCDFPVWAMEWLVLNPNGNVQRLIWIGRTKSWNVYSTAYKDDCDSYALCGAYSTCNIHRSPRCGCMKGFVPKFPYQWDTMDWSNGCVRKTSLDCQKGDGFVKCSGVKLPDTRNSWFNESMNLKECASLCLRNCSCSAYTNSDIKGGGSGCLLWFGDLIDVKEFTENGQDFYIRMAASELDAISKVTKRRWVIVSTVSIAGMILLSLVVTLYLLKKRLKRKGTTELNNEGAETNERQEDLELPLFDLDTILNATHNFSRNNKLGEGGFGPVYKGMLQDGKEIAVKRLSKESNQGLDEFKNEVIYISKLQHRNLVKLLGCCIHGEEKMLIYEYMPNKSLNFFIFDGIQSMVLDWPKRFVIINGIARGLLYLHQDSRLRIIHRDLKADNVLLDNEMNPRISDFGMARSFGGNETQARTKRVVGTYGYMSPEYAIDGVYSVKSDVFSFGVLLLEIISGKRNRGFNHPDHDLNLLGHAWTLYMERTPLELIDASVGDTYNQSEVLRALNVGLLCVQRHPDDRPNMSSVVLMLSSEGALRQPKEPGFFTERNMLEADSLQCKHAVFSGNEHTITILEGR, from the exons ATGTCCACAACTATTTCTGAGGAGCGGCTCAACTGTGATTTTCCGGTCTGGGCCATGGAATG GCTGGTGTTAAATCCTAATGGAAACGTACAGCGTTTGATATGGATTGGTCGAACCAAGAGTTGGAATGTCTACTCAACCGCATATAAGGATGACTGTGACAGCTACGCATTATGCGGAGCGTACAGCACCTGTAACATACACCGATCTCCAAGATGTGGATGTATGAAAGGATTTGTACCAAAGTTCCCATACCAATGGGACACGATGGATTGGTCAAATGGGTGTGTACGAAAAACTTCACTGGATTGTCAGAAAGGTGATGGGTTTGTAAAGTGCTCTGGTGTCAAACTTCCAGACACTAGAAACTCCTGGTTTAATGAAAGCATGAACCTCAAGGAATGTGCATCCCTGTGCTTGAGGAACTGCTCTTGCTCTGCTTATACAAATTCAGATATCAAAGGAGGAGGAAGTGGATGCTTGCTCTGGTTTGGTGATTTGATTGATGTCAAGGAGTTCACTGAAAATGGGCAAGATTTCTACATAAGGATGGCTGCATCAGAATTAG ATGCCATTTCAAAAGTGACGAAGAGAAGGTGGGTCATTGTCAGCACTGTGTCAATCGCGGGAATGATTCTCTTAAGCCTAGTTGTGACCTTGTATCTTCTGAAGAAGAGGCTAAAgagaaaag GGACAACAGAACTCAATAATGAAGGAGCTGAAACCAATGAAAGACAAGAGGATCTAGAGTTACCATTATTTGATTTGGATACAATTTTGAATGCTACCCATAACTTTTCAAGAAACAATAAGCTTGGAGAGGGTGGTTTTGGACCTGTCTACAAG GGTATGTTGCAAGATGGAAAAGAGATAGCTGTGAAGAGGCTGTCAAAGGAATCTAATCAAGGACTTGATGAgtttaaaaatgaagttatatACATTTCCAAACTTCAGCACCGAAATCTTGTGAAGCTTCTAGGATGCTGCATTCATGGGGAAGAAAAGATGTTGATCTACGAATACATGCCCAACAAAagcttgaatttcttcatttttg aTGGAATACAAAGCATGGTACTAGATTGGCCTAAGCGCTTTGTCATTATCAATGGTATTGCTCGTGGGCTTCTTTATCTTCATCAGGACTCAAGGCTCAGAATAATCCACAGGGATCTTAAAGCAGATAATGTTTTACTTGATAATGAGATGAACCCACGAATTTCAGACTTTGGCATGGCTAGAAGTTTTGGAGGAAATGAAACTCAAGCAAGAACAAAACGAGTAGTTGGAACATA TGGTTACATGTCTCCAGAATATGCCATTGATGGAGTGTACTCAGTAAAATCAGATGTTTTTAGCTTTGGGGTTTTGCTGCTAGAGATTATTagtgggaagagaaacagaggatttaACCACCCAGACCATGACCTTAATCTTCTTGGGCAT GCATGGACACTCTATATGGAACGTACACCTTTGGAACTGATTGATGCATCTGTGGGTGACACGTACAATCAATCTGAAGTGCTACGTGCACTCAATGTGGGACTATTATGTGTGCAACGTCATCCAGATGATCGACCAAACATGTCTTCTGTGGTTCTGATGTTGAGTAGTGAGGGTGCATTACGTCAACCTAAAGAGCCTGGTTTTTTCACTGAAAGGAATATGCTGGAAGCAGATTCTTTACAATGCAAGCATGCAGTTTTTTCTGGCAATGAACACACCATTACAATATTAGAGGGTCGATAG
- the LOC100267579 gene encoding G-type lectin S-receptor-like serine/threonine-protein kinase At4g27290 isoform X1: MNLFTELVFLFSYVISILRISTAVDSITANQHIKDGETIISAGGNFELGFVHLGTSKNQYLGIWYKKVTPRTVVWVANRELPVTDSSGVLKVTDQGSLVILNGSNGLIWSSNSSRSARNPTAQLLDSGNLVIKSGNDSDPDNFLWQSFDYPGDTLLPGMKHGRNTVTGLDRYLSSWKSNDDPSKGDFTYGLDPSGCPQLFLRSGSTVIFRSGPWNGIRFNGFPELRPNPVFNYSFVFNEKEMYFTYKLVNSSVLSRLVLNPNGNVQRLIWIGRTKSWNVYSTAYKDDCDSYALCGAYSTCNIHRSPRCGCMKGFVPKFPYQWDTMDWSNGCVRKTSLDCQKGDGFVKCSGVKLPDTRNSWFNESMNLKECASLCLRNCSCSAYTNSDIKGGGSGCLLWFGDLIDVKEFTENGQDFYIRMAASELDAISKVTKRRWVIVSTVSIAGMILLSLVVTLYLLKKRLKRKGTTELNNEGAETNERQEDLELPLFDLDTILNATHNFSRNNKLGEGGFGPVYKGMLQDGKEIAVKRLSKESNQGLDEFKNEVIYISKLQHRNLVKLLGCCIHGEEKMLIYEYMPNKSLNFFIFDGIQSMVLDWPKRFVIINGIARGLLYLHQDSRLRIIHRDLKADNVLLDNEMNPRISDFGMARSFGGNETQARTKRVVGTYGYMSPEYAIDGVYSVKSDVFSFGVLLLEIISGKRNRGFNHPDHDLNLLGHAWTLYMERTPLELIDASVGDTYNQSEVLRALNVGLLCVQRHPDDRPNMSSVVLMLSSEGALRQPKEPGFFTERNMLEADSLQCKHAVFSGNEHTITILEGR; the protein is encoded by the exons ATGAATTTATTTACAGAACTTGTATTTCTTTTCTCCTATGTAATCTCCATCCTAAGAATCTCCACGGCAGTTGACAGCATTACTGCAAATCAACATATTAAAGATGGGGAGACCATCATTTCAGCTGGTGGGAACTTCGAATTAGGTTTTGTCCACCTGGGTACTTCAAAGAATCAATACTTGGGGATATGGTACAAGAAAGTGACTCCTAGGACAGTGGTATGGGTTGCCAACAGAGAACTCCCAGTCACTGATTCATCCGGAGTTTTAAAGGTCACCGACCAGGGAAGTCTTGTGATTCTTAATGGGTCCAATGGACTCATCTGGTCTTCTAATTCATCGCGGTCGGCAAGGAATCCAACTGCCCAACTTTTGGATTCTGGGAATCTTGTCATAAAAAGTGGAAATGATAGTGATCCAGATAATTTCCTATGGCAGAGCTTTGATTACCCAGGCGATACTCTTTTACCAGGCATGAAGCATGGAAGGAACACGGTGACAGGCCTGGATCGGTACCTATCATCATGGAAGAGCAACGACGACCCTTCTAAAGGTGATTTTACATATGGGCTTGATCCTAGTGGATGTCCACAACTATTTCTGAGGAGCGGCTCAACTGTGATTTTCCGGTCTGGGCCATGGAATGGTATTCGATTTAATGGGTTTCCTGAATTGAGGCCAAACCcagtttttaattattcttttgttttcaatgaGAAGGAGATGTACTTTACCTATAAGCTTGTTAATAGCTCAGTTCTTTCCAGGCTGGTGTTAAATCCTAATGGAAACGTACAGCGTTTGATATGGATTGGTCGAACCAAGAGTTGGAATGTCTACTCAACCGCATATAAGGATGACTGTGACAGCTACGCATTATGCGGAGCGTACAGCACCTGTAACATACACCGATCTCCAAGATGTGGATGTATGAAAGGATTTGTACCAAAGTTCCCATACCAATGGGACACGATGGATTGGTCAAATGGGTGTGTACGAAAAACTTCACTGGATTGTCAGAAAGGTGATGGGTTTGTAAAGTGCTCTGGTGTCAAACTTCCAGACACTAGAAACTCCTGGTTTAATGAAAGCATGAACCTCAAGGAATGTGCATCCCTGTGCTTGAGGAACTGCTCTTGCTCTGCTTATACAAATTCAGATATCAAAGGAGGAGGAAGTGGATGCTTGCTCTGGTTTGGTGATTTGATTGATGTCAAGGAGTTCACTGAAAATGGGCAAGATTTCTACATAAGGATGGCTGCATCAGAATTAG ATGCCATTTCAAAAGTGACGAAGAGAAGGTGGGTCATTGTCAGCACTGTGTCAATCGCGGGAATGATTCTCTTAAGCCTAGTTGTGACCTTGTATCTTCTGAAGAAGAGGCTAAAgagaaaag GGACAACAGAACTCAATAATGAAGGAGCTGAAACCAATGAAAGACAAGAGGATCTAGAGTTACCATTATTTGATTTGGATACAATTTTGAATGCTACCCATAACTTTTCAAGAAACAATAAGCTTGGAGAGGGTGGTTTTGGACCTGTCTACAAG GGTATGTTGCAAGATGGAAAAGAGATAGCTGTGAAGAGGCTGTCAAAGGAATCTAATCAAGGACTTGATGAgtttaaaaatgaagttatatACATTTCCAAACTTCAGCACCGAAATCTTGTGAAGCTTCTAGGATGCTGCATTCATGGGGAAGAAAAGATGTTGATCTACGAATACATGCCCAACAAAagcttgaatttcttcatttttg aTGGAATACAAAGCATGGTACTAGATTGGCCTAAGCGCTTTGTCATTATCAATGGTATTGCTCGTGGGCTTCTTTATCTTCATCAGGACTCAAGGCTCAGAATAATCCACAGGGATCTTAAAGCAGATAATGTTTTACTTGATAATGAGATGAACCCACGAATTTCAGACTTTGGCATGGCTAGAAGTTTTGGAGGAAATGAAACTCAAGCAAGAACAAAACGAGTAGTTGGAACATA TGGTTACATGTCTCCAGAATATGCCATTGATGGAGTGTACTCAGTAAAATCAGATGTTTTTAGCTTTGGGGTTTTGCTGCTAGAGATTATTagtgggaagagaaacagaggatttaACCACCCAGACCATGACCTTAATCTTCTTGGGCAT GCATGGACACTCTATATGGAACGTACACCTTTGGAACTGATTGATGCATCTGTGGGTGACACGTACAATCAATCTGAAGTGCTACGTGCACTCAATGTGGGACTATTATGTGTGCAACGTCATCCAGATGATCGACCAAACATGTCTTCTGTGGTTCTGATGTTGAGTAGTGAGGGTGCATTACGTCAACCTAAAGAGCCTGGTTTTTTCACTGAAAGGAATATGCTGGAAGCAGATTCTTTACAATGCAAGCATGCAGTTTTTTCTGGCAATGAACACACCATTACAATATTAGAGGGTCGATAG
- the LOC100267579 gene encoding G-type lectin S-receptor-like serine/threonine-protein kinase At4g27290 isoform X2, producing the protein MNLFTELVFLFSYVISILRISTAVDSITANQHIKDGETIISAGGNFELGFVHLGTSKNQYLGIWYKKVTPRTVVWVANRELPVTDSSGVLKVTDQGSLVILNGSNGLIWSSNSSRSARNPTAQLLDSGNLVIKSGNDSDPDNFLWQSFDYPGDTLLPGMKHGRNTVTGLDRYLSSWKSNDDPSKGDFTYGLDPSGCPQLFLRSGSTVIFRSGPWNGIRFNGFPELRPNPVFNYSFVFNEKEMYFTYKLVNSSVLSRLVLNPNGNVQRLIWIGRTKSWNVYSTAYKDDCDSYALCGAYSTCNIHRSPRCGCMKGFVPKFPYQWDTMDWSNGCVRKTSLDCQKGDGFVKCSGVKLPDTRNSWFNESMNLKECASLCLRNCSCSAYTNSDIKGGGSGCLLWFGDLIDVKEFTENGQDFYIRMAASELGTTELNNEGAETNERQEDLELPLFDLDTILNATHNFSRNNKLGEGGFGPVYKGMLQDGKEIAVKRLSKESNQGLDEFKNEVIYISKLQHRNLVKLLGCCIHGEEKMLIYEYMPNKSLNFFIFDGIQSMVLDWPKRFVIINGIARGLLYLHQDSRLRIIHRDLKADNVLLDNEMNPRISDFGMARSFGGNETQARTKRVVGTYGYMSPEYAIDGVYSVKSDVFSFGVLLLEIISGKRNRGFNHPDHDLNLLGHAWTLYMERTPLELIDASVGDTYNQSEVLRALNVGLLCVQRHPDDRPNMSSVVLMLSSEGALRQPKEPGFFTERNMLEADSLQCKHAVFSGNEHTITILEGR; encoded by the exons ATGAATTTATTTACAGAACTTGTATTTCTTTTCTCCTATGTAATCTCCATCCTAAGAATCTCCACGGCAGTTGACAGCATTACTGCAAATCAACATATTAAAGATGGGGAGACCATCATTTCAGCTGGTGGGAACTTCGAATTAGGTTTTGTCCACCTGGGTACTTCAAAGAATCAATACTTGGGGATATGGTACAAGAAAGTGACTCCTAGGACAGTGGTATGGGTTGCCAACAGAGAACTCCCAGTCACTGATTCATCCGGAGTTTTAAAGGTCACCGACCAGGGAAGTCTTGTGATTCTTAATGGGTCCAATGGACTCATCTGGTCTTCTAATTCATCGCGGTCGGCAAGGAATCCAACTGCCCAACTTTTGGATTCTGGGAATCTTGTCATAAAAAGTGGAAATGATAGTGATCCAGATAATTTCCTATGGCAGAGCTTTGATTACCCAGGCGATACTCTTTTACCAGGCATGAAGCATGGAAGGAACACGGTGACAGGCCTGGATCGGTACCTATCATCATGGAAGAGCAACGACGACCCTTCTAAAGGTGATTTTACATATGGGCTTGATCCTAGTGGATGTCCACAACTATTTCTGAGGAGCGGCTCAACTGTGATTTTCCGGTCTGGGCCATGGAATGGTATTCGATTTAATGGGTTTCCTGAATTGAGGCCAAACCcagtttttaattattcttttgttttcaatgaGAAGGAGATGTACTTTACCTATAAGCTTGTTAATAGCTCAGTTCTTTCCAGGCTGGTGTTAAATCCTAATGGAAACGTACAGCGTTTGATATGGATTGGTCGAACCAAGAGTTGGAATGTCTACTCAACCGCATATAAGGATGACTGTGACAGCTACGCATTATGCGGAGCGTACAGCACCTGTAACATACACCGATCTCCAAGATGTGGATGTATGAAAGGATTTGTACCAAAGTTCCCATACCAATGGGACACGATGGATTGGTCAAATGGGTGTGTACGAAAAACTTCACTGGATTGTCAGAAAGGTGATGGGTTTGTAAAGTGCTCTGGTGTCAAACTTCCAGACACTAGAAACTCCTGGTTTAATGAAAGCATGAACCTCAAGGAATGTGCATCCCTGTGCTTGAGGAACTGCTCTTGCTCTGCTTATACAAATTCAGATATCAAAGGAGGAGGAAGTGGATGCTTGCTCTGGTTTGGTGATTTGATTGATGTCAAGGAGTTCACTGAAAATGGGCAAGATTTCTACATAAGGATGGCTGCATCAGAATTAG GGACAACAGAACTCAATAATGAAGGAGCTGAAACCAATGAAAGACAAGAGGATCTAGAGTTACCATTATTTGATTTGGATACAATTTTGAATGCTACCCATAACTTTTCAAGAAACAATAAGCTTGGAGAGGGTGGTTTTGGACCTGTCTACAAG GGTATGTTGCAAGATGGAAAAGAGATAGCTGTGAAGAGGCTGTCAAAGGAATCTAATCAAGGACTTGATGAgtttaaaaatgaagttatatACATTTCCAAACTTCAGCACCGAAATCTTGTGAAGCTTCTAGGATGCTGCATTCATGGGGAAGAAAAGATGTTGATCTACGAATACATGCCCAACAAAagcttgaatttcttcatttttg aTGGAATACAAAGCATGGTACTAGATTGGCCTAAGCGCTTTGTCATTATCAATGGTATTGCTCGTGGGCTTCTTTATCTTCATCAGGACTCAAGGCTCAGAATAATCCACAGGGATCTTAAAGCAGATAATGTTTTACTTGATAATGAGATGAACCCACGAATTTCAGACTTTGGCATGGCTAGAAGTTTTGGAGGAAATGAAACTCAAGCAAGAACAAAACGAGTAGTTGGAACATA TGGTTACATGTCTCCAGAATATGCCATTGATGGAGTGTACTCAGTAAAATCAGATGTTTTTAGCTTTGGGGTTTTGCTGCTAGAGATTATTagtgggaagagaaacagaggatttaACCACCCAGACCATGACCTTAATCTTCTTGGGCAT GCATGGACACTCTATATGGAACGTACACCTTTGGAACTGATTGATGCATCTGTGGGTGACACGTACAATCAATCTGAAGTGCTACGTGCACTCAATGTGGGACTATTATGTGTGCAACGTCATCCAGATGATCGACCAAACATGTCTTCTGTGGTTCTGATGTTGAGTAGTGAGGGTGCATTACGTCAACCTAAAGAGCCTGGTTTTTTCACTGAAAGGAATATGCTGGAAGCAGATTCTTTACAATGCAAGCATGCAGTTTTTTCTGGCAATGAACACACCATTACAATATTAGAGGGTCGATAG
- the LOC100267579 gene encoding G-type lectin S-receptor-like serine/threonine-protein kinase At4g27290 isoform X3: MNLFTELVFLFSYVISILRISTAVDSITANQHIKDGETIISAGGNFELGFVHLGTSKNQYLGIWYKKVTPRTVVWVANRELPVTDSSGVLKVTDQGSLVILNGSNGLIWSSNSSRSARNPTAQLLDSGNLVIKSGNDSDPDNFLWQSFDYPGDTLLPGMKHGRNTVTGLDRYLSSWKSNDDPSKGDFTYGLDPSGCPQLFLRSGSTVIFRSGPWNGIRFNGFPELRPNPVFNYSFVFNEKEMYFTYKLVNSSVLSRLVLNPNGNVQRLIWIGRTKSWNVYSTAYKDDCDSYALCGAYSTCNIHRSPRCGCMKGFVPKFPYQWDTMDWSNGCVRKTSLDCQKGDGFVKCSGVKLPDTRNSWFNESMNLKECASLCLRNCSCSAYTNSDIKGGGSGCLLWFGDLIDVKEFTENGQDFYIRMAASELDAISKVTKRRWVIVSTVSIAGMILLSLVVTLYLLKKRLKRKGTTELNNEGAETNERQEDLELPLFDLDTILNATHNFSRNNKLGEGGFGPVYKGMLQDGKEIAVKRLSKESNQGLDEFKNEVIYISKLQHRNLVKLLGCCIHGEEKMLIYEYMPNKSLNFFIFDGIQSMVLDWPKRFVIINGIARGLLYLHQDSRLRIIHRDLKADNVLLDNEMNPRISDFGMARSFGGNETQARTKRVVGT, encoded by the exons ATGAATTTATTTACAGAACTTGTATTTCTTTTCTCCTATGTAATCTCCATCCTAAGAATCTCCACGGCAGTTGACAGCATTACTGCAAATCAACATATTAAAGATGGGGAGACCATCATTTCAGCTGGTGGGAACTTCGAATTAGGTTTTGTCCACCTGGGTACTTCAAAGAATCAATACTTGGGGATATGGTACAAGAAAGTGACTCCTAGGACAGTGGTATGGGTTGCCAACAGAGAACTCCCAGTCACTGATTCATCCGGAGTTTTAAAGGTCACCGACCAGGGAAGTCTTGTGATTCTTAATGGGTCCAATGGACTCATCTGGTCTTCTAATTCATCGCGGTCGGCAAGGAATCCAACTGCCCAACTTTTGGATTCTGGGAATCTTGTCATAAAAAGTGGAAATGATAGTGATCCAGATAATTTCCTATGGCAGAGCTTTGATTACCCAGGCGATACTCTTTTACCAGGCATGAAGCATGGAAGGAACACGGTGACAGGCCTGGATCGGTACCTATCATCATGGAAGAGCAACGACGACCCTTCTAAAGGTGATTTTACATATGGGCTTGATCCTAGTGGATGTCCACAACTATTTCTGAGGAGCGGCTCAACTGTGATTTTCCGGTCTGGGCCATGGAATGGTATTCGATTTAATGGGTTTCCTGAATTGAGGCCAAACCcagtttttaattattcttttgttttcaatgaGAAGGAGATGTACTTTACCTATAAGCTTGTTAATAGCTCAGTTCTTTCCAGGCTGGTGTTAAATCCTAATGGAAACGTACAGCGTTTGATATGGATTGGTCGAACCAAGAGTTGGAATGTCTACTCAACCGCATATAAGGATGACTGTGACAGCTACGCATTATGCGGAGCGTACAGCACCTGTAACATACACCGATCTCCAAGATGTGGATGTATGAAAGGATTTGTACCAAAGTTCCCATACCAATGGGACACGATGGATTGGTCAAATGGGTGTGTACGAAAAACTTCACTGGATTGTCAGAAAGGTGATGGGTTTGTAAAGTGCTCTGGTGTCAAACTTCCAGACACTAGAAACTCCTGGTTTAATGAAAGCATGAACCTCAAGGAATGTGCATCCCTGTGCTTGAGGAACTGCTCTTGCTCTGCTTATACAAATTCAGATATCAAAGGAGGAGGAAGTGGATGCTTGCTCTGGTTTGGTGATTTGATTGATGTCAAGGAGTTCACTGAAAATGGGCAAGATTTCTACATAAGGATGGCTGCATCAGAATTAG ATGCCATTTCAAAAGTGACGAAGAGAAGGTGGGTCATTGTCAGCACTGTGTCAATCGCGGGAATGATTCTCTTAAGCCTAGTTGTGACCTTGTATCTTCTGAAGAAGAGGCTAAAgagaaaag GGACAACAGAACTCAATAATGAAGGAGCTGAAACCAATGAAAGACAAGAGGATCTAGAGTTACCATTATTTGATTTGGATACAATTTTGAATGCTACCCATAACTTTTCAAGAAACAATAAGCTTGGAGAGGGTGGTTTTGGACCTGTCTACAAG GGTATGTTGCAAGATGGAAAAGAGATAGCTGTGAAGAGGCTGTCAAAGGAATCTAATCAAGGACTTGATGAgtttaaaaatgaagttatatACATTTCCAAACTTCAGCACCGAAATCTTGTGAAGCTTCTAGGATGCTGCATTCATGGGGAAGAAAAGATGTTGATCTACGAATACATGCCCAACAAAagcttgaatttcttcatttttg aTGGAATACAAAGCATGGTACTAGATTGGCCTAAGCGCTTTGTCATTATCAATGGTATTGCTCGTGGGCTTCTTTATCTTCATCAGGACTCAAGGCTCAGAATAATCCACAGGGATCTTAAAGCAGATAATGTTTTACTTGATAATGAGATGAACCCACGAATTTCAGACTTTGGCATGGCTAGAAGTTTTGGAGGAAATGAAACTCAAGCAAGAACAAAACGAGTAGTTGGAACATA A